One window of the Runella slithyformis DSM 19594 genome contains the following:
- the eboE gene encoding metabolite traffic protein EboE, with product MQTPHGHLTYCSNIHPGERWDEHFRTLQENLPYIKSQLSPNAPFALGLRLANDASIELSHPERLAVFKNWLNANDIYVFTMNGFPYGGFHATRVKDDVHTPDWTTVDRTEYTKRLFHILAQLLPEGMEGGVSTSPLSYRYWWQSEEETQQAIKIATENILQVADTLIELRRTTGKTMHLDIEPEPDGILENGREFIDWYADYFLPKGIAYLQETHDFTPEDAKEALLTHIQLCYDVCHFAVSYEEPQIIVDQLNELGIRVGKIQISSAIKIDLRENKEEKLKAIQSFDEPVYLHQVVAKNTDGTFQKYRDLPEATAGDTHLHNEWRIHFHVPLFIESYGLLDSTQGDIVNTLHVQKATPFTKHLEVETYTWGVLPADMQKPIGESIVRELDWVRGQLE from the coding sequence ATGCAAACTCCCCACGGACACCTCACCTATTGCAGCAACATTCACCCCGGCGAGCGTTGGGATGAGCATTTCAGAACCTTACAGGAAAACCTTCCCTATATCAAAAGCCAACTCTCTCCCAACGCCCCTTTTGCGTTAGGGTTACGCCTGGCCAATGATGCATCCATTGAACTCTCCCATCCCGAACGTTTGGCGGTGTTTAAAAACTGGCTGAACGCCAACGATATCTACGTGTTTACCATGAACGGTTTTCCTTACGGCGGCTTCCACGCCACGCGGGTCAAAGACGATGTGCATACGCCCGACTGGACCACCGTTGACCGTACCGAATACACCAAACGCCTCTTTCATATTCTGGCGCAACTCCTGCCCGAGGGCATGGAAGGCGGCGTTTCCACTTCGCCCCTGTCGTACCGCTATTGGTGGCAAAGTGAGGAAGAGACCCAACAGGCCATCAAAATCGCCACGGAAAATATTCTTCAGGTAGCCGATACGCTCATTGAGCTCCGCCGTACCACGGGCAAAACCATGCACCTCGACATTGAACCCGAGCCCGACGGAATACTGGAAAACGGCCGGGAATTTATCGACTGGTACGCGGATTATTTCTTACCGAAAGGCATCGCTTATTTACAGGAAACCCACGACTTTACGCCCGAAGACGCCAAAGAAGCCCTGCTGACCCACATTCAGCTCTGCTACGATGTGTGCCATTTTGCGGTAAGCTACGAGGAGCCCCAAATCATCGTGGATCAATTAAACGAGCTGGGGATAAGGGTCGGAAAAATTCAGATCAGTTCGGCGATAAAGATCGATTTACGGGAAAATAAAGAAGAAAAACTGAAAGCCATTCAGTCGTTTGACGAGCCGGTGTACCTGCATCAGGTGGTGGCAAAAAATACCGACGGGACTTTTCAAAAATACCGCGACCTGCCCGAGGCCACGGCGGGAGATACGCATCTCCACAACGAATGGCGTATTCATTTCCACGTGCCGCTGTTCATTGAGTCGTATGGACTGCTTGATTCCACCCAAGGCGACATCGTCAATACGCTCCACGTGCAAAAAGCCACGCCGTTTACCAAACACCTCGAAGTGGAAACCTATACCTGGGGCGTATTGCCCGCCGATATGCAAAAGCCCATCGGAGAATCCATCGTGCGCGAGTTGGACTGGGTGAGAGGGCAGTTGGAATGA
- a CDS encoding alkaline phosphatase family protein has protein sequence MQKTVVINIVGLSANLIGEHTPFLSHYIKSRHITPIKPVLPAVTTTAQSCYVTGKWPTEHGIVANGWYDRDDAEVKFWKQSNKLVKADKIWDAAKHRDPSFTCSKMFWWYNMYSTADYSVTPRPQYHADGVKAPDCYAYPATLRDELQKDLGQFPLFNFWGPNANIKSTKWIADASMWVDSKHNPTLTLIYLPHLDYCLQKFGPDFSKISKELNEIDTVVKELVEFYEAKNTNIILLSEYGINPVNRPVHINRILREEGMIAVRNERWYELLDAGASKAFATADHQIAHIYLNDPSVKEQVKKRLEQTPGIEMVLDEAGKKAHHLDHERSGDLVAVAAPDSWFTYYYWFDDAKAPDYAHLVDIHRKPGYDPVEMFMDPKNPLIKLRAGYKLGRKLLGFRYLMDVIPLDATLVKGSHGGISAAKEFYPICVTDQPLPQKELKATDVYEVIWKHLVERKSQG, from the coding sequence ATGCAAAAAACCGTCGTCATCAATATTGTGGGCCTGAGTGCCAATTTGATCGGAGAACATACTCCTTTTTTGAGCCACTATATCAAGTCCCGCCACATCACACCCATTAAGCCCGTTTTACCGGCTGTGACCACTACCGCCCAGAGTTGTTATGTAACGGGTAAATGGCCTACGGAACACGGCATTGTGGCCAACGGTTGGTACGACCGCGATGATGCAGAAGTCAAGTTCTGGAAACAGTCCAATAAGCTTGTCAAAGCCGATAAAATTTGGGATGCGGCCAAACACCGGGACCCGTCGTTTACCTGTTCTAAAATGTTTTGGTGGTACAACATGTATTCCACCGCTGATTATTCCGTCACACCCCGCCCGCAATACCACGCCGACGGCGTAAAAGCCCCGGATTGCTATGCCTACCCGGCCACGCTGCGCGATGAATTACAGAAGGATTTGGGACAATTTCCGCTGTTCAACTTTTGGGGCCCCAACGCCAACATCAAATCCACGAAATGGATCGCCGATGCGTCGATGTGGGTCGACAGCAAACACAATCCTACACTTACGCTCATCTATCTGCCGCATTTAGACTATTGTCTGCAAAAATTCGGCCCTGATTTCTCAAAAATCAGTAAAGAACTCAACGAGATAGATACGGTGGTGAAAGAGTTGGTTGAATTTTATGAAGCCAAAAACACCAACATTATTTTACTCTCCGAATATGGCATCAATCCCGTCAATCGGCCTGTACACATCAATCGGATTTTGCGCGAAGAAGGAATGATCGCCGTTCGCAATGAGCGTTGGTACGAGCTGTTGGATGCGGGCGCGTCCAAAGCCTTTGCCACCGCCGACCATCAGATCGCGCACATTTACCTCAACGACCCGTCGGTCAAAGAGCAGGTAAAAAAACGGCTCGAGCAAACGCCGGGCATCGAAATGGTATTGGACGAAGCAGGCAAAAAGGCCCATCATCTCGACCACGAGCGCTCGGGTGATCTGGTCGCCGTAGCCGCTCCTGACAGTTGGTTTACGTATTATTACTGGTTCGACGATGCCAAAGCACCCGATTATGCGCATCTGGTGGATATTCACCGCAAGCCCGGCTACGACCCAGTAGAGATGTTCATGGACCCCAAAAATCCGCTGATCAAGCTCCGGGCGGGCTACAAATTGGGACGTAAGCTGCTCGGTTTCCGCTACTTAATGGATGTCATTCCGTTGGACGCCACCCTGGTCAAAGGTTCGCACGGTGGCATCAGCGCAGCTAAAGAATTTTACCCCATCTGCGTAACCGACCAACCGCTCCCCCAAAAAGAATTGAAAGCCACGGACGTGTATGAGGTAATTTGGAAGCATTTGGTTGAGCGTAAAAGTCAGGGCTAA
- a CDS encoding BamA/TamA family outer membrane protein, translated as MLLLNLFHAFWFSVSGISADTTEKIIVRRVTFTGNFRTRERIIRREMDVRDGDTLTRQKLDSLLEYDRRKILNTNLFVTVELKKKPVVDTTQLTYITADGKRIENLKMIDLDVIIKEQWYLLAFPVFQLADRNFNEWWYERDRDLSRTIYGAYVLHQNLTGNNDRLRLRAEFGFIPRLDIYYSTPYLDKKQRTGLTVGILRLTNRTVAYRTRSDKLVFLGSESRTRERIVPYLTITHRPKFYGHHSFSAQYSTTSITDTIARLNPNYFLNGRSRQNYLQLAYSHFYDRRDRGQYALRGFFYGVYISQSGVLPNDDINLLEGSANFGQYVPLAKKLFFSYMTKAKLSTPGRQPFLQIRGLGYGGDLVRGYELYVIDGQHFGYVKTNLRYQLLNRTFNLSRLIKFRQFNTFPLAIYPNIYADFGYARNPYPELNNSKLANRLLTGGGIGIDFVSWYNFVGHLNYSINHLGEARPYFSFGREF; from the coding sequence ATGCTTCTTCTCAACCTGTTTCACGCTTTTTGGTTTTCTGTTTCGGGTATTTCTGCGGATACTACTGAAAAGATTATAGTACGCCGGGTGACGTTCACGGGCAATTTTCGCACCCGTGAACGTATCATTCGGCGCGAGATGGACGTGCGTGACGGCGATACGCTTACGCGGCAGAAATTGGATTCATTACTCGAATATGATCGTCGTAAAATATTGAATACCAATTTATTTGTAACGGTTGAACTGAAAAAAAAGCCCGTTGTCGATACCACCCAACTGACGTACATTACCGCCGACGGGAAGCGTATTGAAAACCTGAAAATGATCGACCTTGACGTCATTATCAAAGAGCAATGGTACCTGTTGGCGTTTCCGGTGTTTCAACTGGCTGATCGTAATTTTAATGAATGGTGGTACGAACGCGACCGGGACCTGAGCCGCACCATTTACGGAGCGTATGTGTTGCATCAAAACCTGACCGGCAACAACGACCGCCTCCGACTGCGTGCCGAATTTGGGTTTATTCCCCGCTTAGACATTTATTATTCAACACCCTATCTTGATAAAAAACAGCGCACCGGCCTGACCGTCGGGATTTTACGACTCACTAATCGAACAGTGGCATACCGTACGAGGAGCGATAAACTCGTGTTTTTGGGTAGTGAAAGTCGCACCCGCGAGCGGATTGTGCCGTACCTGACCATCACACACCGGCCTAAATTTTATGGGCATCACTCGTTCAGCGCCCAATATTCGACGACTTCCATCACTGATACGATTGCCCGACTCAATCCCAACTACTTTCTGAACGGTCGAAGCCGCCAAAACTATCTTCAACTGGCGTATTCGCATTTTTACGATCGTCGCGACCGAGGCCAATATGCGCTGAGGGGATTTTTTTATGGCGTGTATATCAGTCAGAGCGGAGTCTTACCCAATGACGATATCAATCTCCTGGAAGGAAGTGCCAATTTCGGGCAATATGTTCCGCTGGCCAAAAAGCTTTTTTTCAGTTACATGACCAAAGCCAAGCTTTCCACGCCGGGGCGGCAACCCTTTCTGCAAATTCGCGGCTTGGGGTACGGAGGAGATTTGGTGCGGGGTTATGAACTCTACGTGATTGACGGGCAACATTTTGGCTACGTAAAAACCAACCTTCGGTATCAATTGCTCAATAGGACGTTTAACCTAAGCCGGCTTATCAAGTTCCGGCAGTTCAATACCTTCCCGCTGGCGATCTATCCCAATATCTACGCCGATTTTGGGTATGCGCGCAATCCATACCCGGAACTGAACAACAGTAAGTTGGCCAATCGACTTTTGACGGGTGGCGGCATAGGCATTGACTTTGTATCGTGGTACAACTTTGTGGGCCATCTCAATTACTCTATCAACCACTTGGGAGAAGCGCGCCCTTATTTTTCGTTTGGACGGGAGTTTTAA
- a CDS encoding M15 family metallopeptidase, with protein sequence MIRKIMIAGVLATLGVTGYAQTKLSPFERKFIERGLVDVQKLDPTLKVELKYSTTDNFIKEDVYGDLERAYLQPMAAEKLVKANKFLKQEKPDYTLLVYDGARPRSVTKIFWKRMSHLPYNRREDFVADPARGSIHNFGCAVDLTIADEKGQPLDMGTIFDFFGELAEPRREAAMLKAGKLTKQQLENRKLLRRVMVKAGYTSIQTEWWHYNAMSRERAKATYGFIE encoded by the coding sequence ATGATACGCAAAATAATGATAGCAGGTGTTTTAGCGACATTGGGCGTGACCGGCTATGCCCAAACGAAACTAAGCCCTTTTGAACGAAAATTCATAGAACGGGGATTGGTGGATGTTCAGAAACTGGACCCCACGCTCAAAGTTGAATTGAAGTATTCTACCACTGACAATTTCATCAAAGAAGATGTGTACGGCGACTTGGAGCGCGCGTACCTGCAACCCATGGCGGCCGAAAAGCTGGTCAAAGCCAATAAATTTCTGAAACAGGAAAAACCCGATTATACACTCTTGGTCTATGACGGGGCCCGCCCGCGAAGTGTAACGAAGATTTTTTGGAAACGGATGAGTCACTTGCCGTACAACCGCCGGGAAGATTTTGTGGCCGATCCCGCGCGCGGCTCCATCCATAATTTTGGCTGTGCGGTCGACCTGACCATTGCCGATGAAAAAGGTCAACCGCTGGACATGGGTACTATTTTTGACTTTTTCGGTGAACTGGCCGAGCCGCGCCGCGAAGCCGCCATGCTGAAAGCGGGTAAATTGACAAAGCAGCAATTGGAAAATCGCAAATTGCTCCGACGGGTCATGGTCAAAGCAGGCTATACGTCGATTCAGACCGAATGGTGGCACTACAATGCCATGTCGAGAGAAAGAGCCAAGGCAACCTACGGATTTATTGAGTAA
- a CDS encoding aspartate aminotransferase family protein, whose product MNLFNVYPIYDIEPVRAQGSWLWDSKGEKYLDLYGGHAVISVGHCHPHYVEKMTEQLRRINFYSNSVRIPLQEELAQKLGELSDCPDYTLFLCNSGAEANENALKLASFYNGGKKVVAFTKAFHGRTAGAVAITDNPSIVAPVNYNAHVTFLPFNDVEAIRNHDMTDVCAVIVEGIQGVGGIQVASEAFLRAIREKCNETNVTFILDSVQCGYGRSGKFFSNQHYSNLQADVYTTAKGMGNGFPIAGVLISPKFQAKYGMLGTTFGGNHLASAAGIAVLDIMKDEQLMANATEIGEYLMKSITEIGGYKELRGRGLMIGIEYDFPVEELRNKLLFDHKLFTGVAGKNTIRLLPSLAVTKAEVDLFLEALSKEIRVTA is encoded by the coding sequence ATGAATCTGTTTAACGTTTATCCGATTTACGACATCGAACCCGTCCGGGCGCAAGGCTCCTGGCTATGGGACAGCAAAGGCGAGAAATACCTCGACCTTTACGGCGGCCACGCCGTGATTTCTGTGGGTCATTGCCACCCGCATTACGTCGAAAAAATGACGGAACAGTTGCGACGAATTAACTTTTATTCCAACTCCGTCAGGATACCGTTACAGGAAGAACTCGCCCAAAAACTCGGAGAATTGTCAGACTGCCCGGACTATACGCTCTTTTTGTGTAACTCAGGGGCCGAAGCCAACGAAAATGCGCTTAAATTGGCTTCGTTTTACAACGGCGGCAAAAAAGTAGTGGCCTTTACTAAGGCTTTTCACGGACGTACCGCGGGTGCGGTAGCCATTACCGACAACCCTTCCATCGTAGCCCCCGTCAATTACAATGCGCACGTTACGTTTTTACCGTTCAACGACGTCGAAGCCATTCGCAACCACGACATGACCGATGTCTGCGCGGTGATCGTGGAAGGGATTCAGGGCGTAGGCGGCATTCAGGTAGCGTCGGAGGCATTTCTGCGCGCCATCCGTGAAAAATGCAACGAAACGAACGTGACCTTTATTTTAGACAGCGTGCAGTGCGGCTACGGCCGTTCGGGGAAATTCTTTTCGAACCAACACTATTCCAATCTGCAAGCCGATGTCTATACCACGGCCAAAGGCATGGGCAACGGATTTCCGATCGCGGGCGTACTGATCTCGCCAAAGTTTCAGGCCAAATACGGAATGCTCGGCACCACCTTCGGCGGCAACCACCTCGCCAGCGCGGCAGGCATTGCGGTGTTGGACATCATGAAAGATGAGCAGTTGATGGCAAACGCTACGGAAATCGGGGAGTATCTGATGAAAAGTATTACCGAAATCGGCGGCTATAAAGAGCTGCGCGGTCGCGGTTTGATGATCGGCATCGAGTATGATTTTCCGGTGGAAGAGTTACGCAATAAGTTATTGTTTGACCATAAATTGTTTACGGGCGTAGCGGGCAAAAACACCATTCGTTTGCTGCCTTCACTGGCGGTTACTAAAGCCGAAGTGGATCTTTTCCTGGAAGCATTAAGCAAAGAGATACGCGTCACTGCGTAG
- a CDS encoding Gfo/Idh/MocA family protein, whose product MKSKQKDMTVSRRDFVQKSAMAVGSFFIVPRHVLGKGFTAPSDKLNLAAIGAGGKGTSDIFNASNNGVNNVTALCDVDYKQAAKSIERFPNAAKYKDWRVMFEKEGKNIDAVTISTPDHNHAVIAMAAMQLGKHVYVQKPLTHNIYEARMMTEAARKYKVVSQMGNQGASNPAQLQMVEWFNKGLVGPVHTVQIWTNRPVWPQGIPTPSGKPDMPEGIAWEQWVGPAQWVDYHPGYHPFKWRGWWNFGTGALGDIGCHTIDTPFRVLGLNYPTEVECSVGAVFIKDWQPEWIPEGCPPSSSVEIKFPATAKNKTEMKMVWMDGGLRPFHPDWIPASEPLSTDGNGANGVLMIGTKGIIACDMYGNNPKIYMKNGDKIVMAKDSKYAAPVNLPEYGHQIHWTEACKAGFGSDKHKGLMSSFDYSGPLTETVLMGNLAIRSYMLRKAQGNGFDYYGRKKLLWNGTDMKITNFDDANQFVSRPYRDGWKLV is encoded by the coding sequence ATGAAATCCAAACAAAAAGACATGACGGTATCGCGCCGGGACTTTGTCCAGAAAAGTGCGATGGCCGTAGGCAGTTTTTTTATCGTTCCGCGCCACGTATTAGGGAAGGGCTTTACGGCTCCTTCAGACAAATTAAATTTGGCGGCTATCGGAGCGGGAGGAAAAGGAACCAGTGATATTTTTAATGCGTCCAACAACGGCGTTAATAACGTAACGGCGCTTTGTGATGTGGACTACAAACAAGCCGCCAAATCGATTGAGCGCTTTCCAAACGCGGCAAAATACAAAGATTGGCGGGTGATGTTCGAAAAGGAAGGGAAGAATATTGACGCTGTTACTATCTCAACACCTGACCATAACCACGCCGTGATTGCCATGGCGGCCATGCAACTGGGCAAACACGTCTACGTGCAAAAACCTCTGACGCATAATATTTACGAAGCACGGATGATGACCGAAGCCGCGCGTAAGTACAAGGTAGTGTCGCAAATGGGAAATCAGGGAGCATCAAACCCCGCTCAGCTCCAAATGGTGGAGTGGTTTAATAAAGGCTTGGTTGGCCCTGTACACACAGTACAGATTTGGACGAACCGCCCTGTGTGGCCACAGGGAATCCCGACGCCTTCGGGCAAGCCCGACATGCCGGAAGGCATTGCCTGGGAACAGTGGGTAGGTCCGGCTCAGTGGGTAGATTATCACCCCGGCTATCATCCGTTCAAATGGCGCGGCTGGTGGAATTTTGGAACAGGAGCGCTGGGTGACATCGGTTGCCATACGATTGACACTCCTTTCCGTGTGTTGGGACTTAACTATCCAACTGAAGTAGAATGCAGCGTAGGAGCAGTCTTTATCAAAGATTGGCAGCCTGAGTGGATTCCGGAAGGATGTCCGCCGTCGTCGTCGGTTGAGATCAAATTCCCGGCTACTGCGAAGAATAAAACCGAGATGAAGATGGTCTGGATGGACGGCGGTTTACGGCCTTTCCACCCCGATTGGATTCCGGCAAGTGAGCCGCTCAGTACCGATGGCAACGGGGCAAACGGCGTGCTTATGATAGGTACAAAAGGAATCATTGCCTGCGATATGTACGGCAATAACCCTAAAATCTACATGAAAAACGGGGATAAAATCGTCATGGCCAAAGACAGCAAATACGCAGCACCCGTCAATCTGCCGGAATATGGCCATCAAATCCACTGGACGGAGGCCTGCAAGGCAGGGTTCGGCAGCGATAAGCATAAAGGCTTAATGTCGTCGTTTGATTATTCAGGGCCTTTGACCGAAACAGTGTTGATGGGTAACTTAGCGATCCGCAGCTACATGCTCCGCAAGGCACAAGGCAACGGTTTTGATTATTACGGCCGTAAAAAACTCCTGTGGAACGGTACGGATATGAAAATCACCAACTTCGATGATGCCAACCAATTTGTGTCACGTCCATACCGCGACGGCTGGAAATTGGTTTAA
- a CDS encoding 3-dehydroquinate synthase, with protein sequence MQTLQQSFQVPYTYSIFFTKGLFSLKNTVLSSFFRSFVEAGFQRKALFVIDGGFLAHYPSLPQSIISYFSGVEDAVKLVPDILVLPGGEEAKNDPALFDKIVEAIDEHGIDRHSFVVGIGGGAILDLVGYAAAVSHRGVKHIRIPTTVLSQNDSGVGVKNGINYRGKKNFLGTFAPPIAVFNDLSFLQSLDDRDWRSGIAEAIKVALIKDKAFFEWIEANAEALAQRSEDVMAYLIHRCAEMHVEHIRSGDPFEFGSSRPLDFGHWAAHKLEYLTDFQIRHGEAVAIGIALDSVYSVKVGKLSDDELQRILAVIQKLGFDLYHPKLAENDKINLRNGLREFREHLGGRLTIMLLDRIGKGVEVHEMDADLIAEAVDYLEGHFSSLLMS encoded by the coding sequence ATGCAGACCTTACAACAATCTTTTCAGGTTCCTTATACCTATTCTATCTTTTTCACTAAAGGGCTTTTTAGCCTTAAAAATACGGTATTAAGCAGCTTTTTCCGCTCTTTTGTGGAAGCAGGCTTTCAGCGCAAAGCACTCTTTGTGATTGACGGCGGATTTTTGGCCCATTACCCGAGCCTTCCGCAAAGCATCATTTCGTATTTCTCAGGAGTGGAAGATGCGGTAAAATTGGTCCCCGACATTCTGGTGTTACCGGGCGGTGAAGAAGCCAAAAACGACCCCGCTCTCTTTGATAAGATCGTAGAAGCCATTGATGAGCACGGCATAGACCGTCATTCCTTTGTCGTTGGCATCGGTGGCGGGGCTATTTTGGATTTGGTTGGTTACGCTGCCGCCGTCTCACACCGTGGCGTAAAGCATATCCGAATTCCGACAACGGTCCTCTCACAAAATGACTCCGGGGTGGGTGTAAAAAACGGGATTAATTACCGGGGAAAGAAAAATTTTCTGGGAACATTTGCCCCGCCGATCGCCGTTTTCAATGACCTTTCGTTTTTGCAAAGCCTCGACGACCGCGATTGGCGCTCGGGTATTGCCGAAGCCATCAAAGTAGCGTTGATCAAAGACAAAGCCTTTTTTGAGTGGATCGAAGCCAATGCGGAAGCCCTCGCCCAACGCAGCGAAGACGTGATGGCCTACCTGATCCATCGCTGCGCCGAAATGCACGTGGAGCATATTCGCAGCGGCGACCCGTTTGAGTTCGGCTCGTCGCGCCCGTTGGATTTCGGTCACTGGGCCGCGCATAAATTGGAATACCTCACTGATTTTCAGATCCGCCACGGCGAGGCCGTAGCCATCGGCATAGCGCTGGACAGCGTCTATTCGGTCAAGGTAGGGAAATTAAGTGACGACGAATTGCAGCGTATTCTCGCAGTCATTCAAAAACTGGGTTTTGATCTCTACCATCCCAAACTTGCCGAAAATGACAAGATCAACCTGCGCAACGGACTCCGGGAATTCAGGGAACACCTGGGCGGCCGCCTGACCATCATGCTGCTTGACCGCATCGGCAAAGGTGTTGAAGTTCATGAAATGGACGCCGATCTCATCGCCGAAGCGGTGGACTATCTGGAAGGTCATTTTTCGAGTTTGCTGATGAGTTAG
- a CDS encoding NAD(P)/FAD-dependent oxidoreductase, which translates to MHIVIIGNGIAGITAARHIRKHSDARITVISKETDHFFSRTALMYVYMGHQKYEHLKPYEDWFWAKNRIELVRGTVEAIDFSQKVVQLSSDACSITYKPSWLERLTKVAPKQATKEAVTSQFSYDKLILATGSVPRMGDWKGRELEGVQGLYSFQDLELLEHNTAGLRRAVIAGGGLIGVELAEMLHTRHIDVTLLVREKSYWNSVLPDEESELVSKHLQKRGIELRFNTEIKEIKGTKRVERVETSKRESIECQLVGLTIGVAPNISFLASASSPLKINKGIVVNEYLETSVPDVYAIGDCVEHHTPLEGRKPIEQIWYTGRIMGETVAQTLCGKRTAYQPGVFFNSAKFFDLEYQTYGEVPAKLPEGIETFYWQHPDKEVAVRINYRADTKAVTGFNALGTRLRHAVCEAWIKEKKTIDHVLHNFPQANFDPEFFEKLPSLSLQSLASRE; encoded by the coding sequence ATGCACATTGTCATTATTGGGAACGGTATTGCGGGAATTACGGCAGCACGGCATATTCGTAAGCACAGCGACGCTCGAATTACGGTCATTTCCAAAGAAACAGACCATTTCTTTTCCCGTACCGCGTTGATGTACGTGTACATGGGGCACCAGAAATACGAGCATCTCAAACCCTATGAAGATTGGTTTTGGGCGAAAAACCGCATCGAACTCGTGCGCGGGACGGTAGAAGCGATTGATTTTTCTCAAAAAGTAGTGCAACTTTCTTCCGATGCCTGCTCAATCACGTATAAGCCTTCGTGGCTGGAACGGCTGACGAAAGTGGCCCCAAAGCAAGCGACCAAAGAAGCCGTTACTTCTCAATTTTCGTACGATAAACTCATTTTGGCTACGGGTTCGGTTCCCCGAATGGGCGATTGGAAAGGGCGTGAATTGGAAGGCGTGCAGGGGCTGTACAGTTTTCAGGACTTGGAATTGCTGGAACACAATACGGCCGGTCTTCGCCGAGCGGTCATTGCCGGCGGTGGCTTGATCGGTGTGGAATTGGCCGAAATGCTGCACACACGCCACATAGACGTTACGCTGCTGGTTCGGGAAAAAAGTTACTGGAACAGCGTTCTTCCCGATGAAGAATCGGAACTTGTGTCAAAACACCTGCAAAAACGCGGCATTGAATTACGTTTCAATACGGAAATTAAAGAAATAAAAGGTACCAAACGCGTCGAACGCGTGGAAACCTCCAAGAGAGAATCCATTGAATGTCAATTGGTTGGCCTAACTATCGGCGTGGCACCCAATATCTCCTTTTTGGCGTCAGCGTCATCTCCGCTCAAGATCAATAAAGGAATCGTTGTTAATGAATACCTGGAAACGAGCGTGCCGGACGTGTATGCTATCGGTGATTGTGTGGAGCATCACACTCCCTTGGAAGGACGCAAACCCATCGAACAGATTTGGTACACGGGCCGCATCATGGGGGAAACCGTAGCCCAAACCCTGTGCGGAAAGCGCACAGCCTACCAACCCGGCGTATTTTTTAACTCGGCTAAATTCTTTGACTTAGAATACCAAACCTACGGGGAAGTGCCGGCGAAATTACCCGAAGGCATCGAAACGTTTTATTGGCAGCATCCCGACAAAGAAGTGGCGGTACGTATAAATTACCGTGCCGATACCAAAGCGGTGACCGGTTTCAACGCCTTAGGTACTCGTCTTCGCCATGCCGTGTGTGAAGCATGGATTAAGGAAAAGAAAACGATTGACCACGTGCTTCATAACTTCCCCCAAGCCAACTTCGACCCCGAGTTTTTTGAGAAGCTGCCGTCGCTCTCCTTGCAGTCGCTCGCGTCCCGCGAGTGA